The Methylomusa anaerophila genome has a segment encoding these proteins:
- a CDS encoding O-antigen ligase family protein → MFRNQIQYRLEYLTEHCILAVAFFLPLSLHLATIFLGCATVLWLGKMLASRKILFKRTPFDQLVMLLVLISAASIGMSPNKEFSFYNYYHLMGRYVLLYYLVINNIHSIDQVKRLVFSLLSSAVLVSLYGFYQYLHGVDISAFEWVDGEQFPELKTRIFSTMGNPNLLAGFLVIVMSLTAGLAFHSQKAQLKVLLFSIVIVLGGCLVLTYSRGAWLSILVVIGIYGKLYNRKIFVITLCLLLALVLFHNGVLERFVSIASPTTDSSSALRIALWESTLAMIIDKPILGIGWGAYWMVYPKYDFFLSDPTIKMFHAHNMYLHIAAEIGIPGLMVFLAILYGHTRKAMTVLNLTQNCWVAGLMLGVVASILGIAISGLTDYIMYNIQMSMLFWLLNAIVVTVWQSDCRYNR, encoded by the coding sequence TTGTTTCGCAACCAAATTCAATATCGTTTGGAGTATTTAACCGAACACTGCATACTGGCGGTGGCCTTTTTTTTGCCGTTATCATTACACCTGGCTACAATTTTTTTAGGATGTGCAACGGTTTTATGGCTGGGTAAAATGCTGGCCAGCCGCAAAATTTTGTTCAAAAGAACTCCGTTTGACCAGTTGGTTATGCTGCTGGTGCTTATCTCCGCCGCTTCCATCGGGATGTCCCCGAATAAGGAATTTAGTTTTTATAATTACTATCATTTAATGGGAAGATATGTTTTACTTTACTATCTGGTAATCAATAATATTCATTCTATTGATCAGGTAAAACGCCTTGTCTTCTCATTATTAAGTTCAGCGGTGCTGGTTAGTTTATACGGTTTTTATCAATATCTGCATGGAGTGGATATTTCCGCTTTCGAATGGGTAGACGGAGAACAATTTCCCGAACTTAAAACACGGATATTTTCCACAATGGGGAATCCAAATTTATTAGCGGGTTTTCTGGTTATTGTCATGTCGCTAACTGCCGGTCTGGCTTTTCATAGCCAGAAAGCCCAGCTGAAAGTGCTGCTTTTTAGTATCGTAATCGTTCTCGGCGGTTGTCTTGTGCTTACTTATTCCCGCGGCGCTTGGCTGAGCATCCTGGTCGTCATCGGAATCTACGGCAAATTATACAACCGTAAAATTTTTGTCATAACATTATGTTTGCTGCTGGCACTAGTCCTGTTTCATAACGGAGTGTTGGAACGGTTTGTATCTATTGCCAGTCCTACCACCGATTCTTCATCGGCCTTGCGTATTGCCTTGTGGGAGAGTACATTGGCAATGATAATTGACAAGCCGATTCTCGGTATTGGCTGGGGCGCATACTGGATGGTATACCCGAAGTATGACTTTTTCCTAAGTGATCCCACTATTAAGATGTTTCATGCTCACAATATGTATTTACATATAGCCGCCGAAATTGGTATTCCGGGATTAATGGTATTTTTGGCTATATTATACGGGCATACCCGTAAAGCTATGACTGTTTTGAATCTTACCCAAAACTGCTGGGTAGCGGGACTAATGCTAGGGGTTGTTGCATCTATCTTAGGGATAGCGATTAGTGGCTTAACGGATTATATCATGTATAATATTCAAATGTCCATGCTGTTTTGGTTACTAAACGCCATTGTTGTTACAGTATGGCAATCCGATTGTCGTTATAACCGGTAG
- a CDS encoding bifunctional folylpolyglutamate synthase/dihydrofolate synthase, with protein MTYEETMDYLVSLTKFGISLGMERISRLVELMQHPERRFKSIHVTGSNGKGSTTAMLAAIMTASGIKTGMYTSPHLDDYPERMIVNGKQIAREEFAQAINYTRKFVEQMLTEGYEHPTEFEILTAAAFYYFAAVGVEYVVVEVGLGGLLDSTNVIVPEVSVVTNVTLEHTDRCGGTVAEIATHKAGIIKEGIPVVTGAGGAALDVITRTAVEKQAKVYTYGREFSNSYHGMMDGRQKISFQSSTLGNIDAQVNLLGFHQVDNSAMAIATALVLAQKDKRITFDAIQKGLRTVTWPGRFELVAGKPIIVIDGAHNPDGARVLRKNLDEVFPGKNITFALGILRDKDVTGIIRELIKPNDTVVTVQPLSYRAATPEEIAQVIEAKHVEAAASIDAGIERAKELAGPEGIVCVAGSLYLIGEARQVIYK; from the coding sequence GTGACTTATGAAGAAACCATGGACTACCTTGTCTCATTGACCAAATTTGGTATTAGCCTGGGAATGGAGCGTATCAGCCGCCTGGTTGAGCTTATGCAGCACCCTGAACGCCGGTTTAAGTCCATCCATGTGACAGGGAGCAATGGAAAGGGTTCTACCACCGCTATGCTTGCCGCCATTATGACTGCCAGCGGTATAAAAACAGGTATGTATACTTCGCCTCATCTTGACGACTATCCGGAGCGGATGATTGTAAATGGCAAACAAATTGCACGGGAAGAGTTTGCGCAAGCCATCAATTATACCCGGAAATTTGTTGAACAAATGCTTACAGAAGGGTATGAGCATCCTACGGAATTTGAAATACTGACTGCCGCCGCATTTTATTACTTTGCCGCCGTGGGTGTAGAATATGTTGTTGTCGAGGTGGGATTGGGGGGACTCTTAGACTCGACCAATGTTATTGTGCCTGAAGTGTCTGTCGTTACCAATGTCACACTTGAACATACCGACCGTTGCGGCGGCACGGTAGCTGAAATCGCAACCCACAAAGCCGGTATTATCAAAGAAGGTATCCCCGTGGTAACCGGAGCCGGCGGTGCGGCGCTTGACGTCATTACCCGCACGGCAGTAGAAAAACAGGCCAAGGTCTACACTTATGGGAGGGAATTTTCCAATTCCTATCACGGCATGATGGACGGAAGGCAGAAGATCTCTTTCCAAAGCAGCACTCTGGGTAATATTGACGCACAAGTTAATCTCCTGGGGTTTCATCAGGTGGATAATAGTGCTATGGCCATTGCTACAGCTCTTGTATTAGCCCAAAAGGATAAGCGCATTACCTTTGACGCCATTCAAAAAGGTTTAAGGACGGTAACCTGGCCCGGCAGGTTTGAACTGGTGGCCGGGAAGCCGATAATTGTTATTGACGGAGCTCATAACCCGGATGGTGCCAGAGTTCTGCGTAAGAATTTGGACGAAGTATTTCCGGGAAAGAATATAACCTTTGCCCTGGGAATATTGCGGGACAAAGATGTTACCGGCATCATCCGGGAACTGATAAAACCTAATGACACAGTGGTTACTGTCCAGCCGCTGTCTTACAGAGCAGCTACCCCGGAAGAAATTGCGCAGGTGATAGAGGCAAAGCACGTAGAGGCGGCAGCTTCTATTGACGCCGGCATTGAAAGGGCCAAGGAACTGGCCGGACCGGAGGGAATTGTTTGTGTTGCGGGTTCGCTATATTTGATTGGCGAAGCAAGACAAGTCATCTACAAGTAG
- a CDS encoding valine--tRNA ligase, with protein MEQNMSTVYDPQAVESRWYEYWERYGFFHAEVETGKQPFSIVIPPPNVTGQLHMGHALDSTLQDVLIRFKRMQGYNTLWMPGTDHAGIATQIKVEEVLAQEGISRYDLGREAFIGRVWDWKVQYGGRIINQFKRLGASCDWPRERFTMDEGCSRAVREVFVTLYEQGLIYQGHRITNWCPRCSTALSDIEVEHEEKPGNLYYVRYPVEGQEGEYITVATTRPETILGDTAVAVHPDDSRYKQLIGKYLLLPILGRRLIVVADEYVDPAFGTGAVKVTPAHDPNDFEMGLRHQLSQIIVMNPDGTMAADTGKYAGMDRYECRKVLVSDLKEQGYLVKIDEHVHAVGHCQRCSTVVEPMVSKQWFVKMQPLAEPAIEAVTSGKIQFVPERFTKIYTNWLENIRDWCISRQIWWGHRIPAWYCDCGEVTVSRDDITSCPKCGGRVEQDPDVLDTWFSSALWPFSTMGWPQDTPEVKHFYPTSVLVTGYDIIFFWVARMIMMGLKFKGDIPFRHVFIHGLVRDSQGRKMSKSLGNGIDPLEVIDQYGADALRFMLVTGNTPGNDMRFYWERVEASRNFANKIWNASRFVMMNLNGFDPAFRPDVSRYTLADRWILSRYARTVREVTLDLERFELGEAARGLYDFIWDEFCDWYIELAKSRLYNKEDTEGRNTAQYILWYVLSNILKLLHPFMPFITESIWQNLPHDGQSIIVAPWPGEQAGLVQTEAEQIMTVLMDTIKEIRNMRAEVNVPPGRKSPVLLKVTANELAAAVKTNLQYVKTLAAAESVTFLTDNDPKPENAMTAVASGIEIYLPLKGLIDVDRETARLTKELEGLDKELSRIAGKLNNPGFIAKAPPDVIEKERSKKAEYEEKQTAIRDRLAYLAKL; from the coding sequence ATGGAACAGAATATGTCAACAGTTTACGATCCTCAAGCAGTTGAGTCCAGGTGGTATGAATATTGGGAAAGATACGGATTCTTTCACGCTGAAGTGGAAACTGGAAAACAGCCTTTCAGCATCGTGATTCCGCCACCCAATGTTACAGGGCAGCTTCATATGGGGCATGCTTTGGACAGCACTCTCCAGGACGTCCTGATTCGTTTTAAAAGGATGCAGGGATATAATACGCTGTGGATGCCGGGAACCGATCATGCCGGCATTGCCACCCAGATTAAAGTGGAAGAGGTGCTGGCGCAAGAAGGCATATCCCGTTACGATTTAGGACGGGAAGCCTTTATTGGCCGGGTATGGGATTGGAAGGTACAGTACGGCGGCCGGATTATTAATCAGTTCAAGCGGTTGGGCGCTTCCTGTGATTGGCCCAGAGAACGGTTCACTATGGATGAAGGCTGTTCCAGGGCCGTTCGTGAAGTTTTTGTCACTTTATACGAGCAAGGATTGATCTACCAGGGCCACCGGATTACCAACTGGTGTCCGCGCTGCAGCACTGCTTTAAGCGACATTGAAGTGGAACACGAGGAAAAGCCGGGTAATCTGTATTATGTCCGTTATCCGGTAGAAGGACAGGAAGGCGAGTATATAACCGTTGCAACTACCCGCCCGGAAACCATACTGGGCGATACAGCCGTTGCCGTTCATCCTGATGACTCACGTTACAAGCAGCTAATCGGCAAATATCTGCTATTGCCTATACTTGGCCGCCGGCTGATTGTCGTTGCCGACGAATACGTTGATCCGGCTTTCGGGACCGGTGCGGTTAAAGTAACTCCCGCCCATGACCCCAATGATTTTGAGATGGGTTTAAGGCACCAGCTGTCGCAAATCATCGTAATGAACCCGGACGGTACAATGGCGGCTGATACGGGCAAATATGCCGGAATGGACCGTTACGAGTGCCGCAAGGTTTTGGTGAGTGATTTAAAAGAACAGGGCTATCTGGTTAAAATTGACGAGCACGTTCACGCCGTGGGGCATTGCCAGCGTTGCAGCACTGTAGTTGAACCTATGGTTTCCAAACAATGGTTTGTTAAAATGCAGCCCTTGGCTGAACCGGCAATTGAGGCCGTCACTTCCGGCAAGATCCAATTTGTGCCTGAAAGATTTACCAAAATATATACAAACTGGCTTGAGAATATTCGCGATTGGTGCATATCCCGGCAAATCTGGTGGGGTCATCGTATCCCTGCCTGGTATTGTGACTGTGGTGAAGTTACCGTATCCCGGGATGACATCACCTCCTGCCCGAAATGCGGCGGTAGAGTGGAGCAGGACCCGGATGTTCTTGATACCTGGTTCAGTTCCGCTTTGTGGCCGTTTTCTACCATGGGCTGGCCGCAGGATACGCCTGAGGTTAAACATTTTTATCCCACAAGTGTTCTGGTGACGGGGTATGATATTATCTTTTTCTGGGTGGCCCGCATGATTATGATGGGCCTGAAGTTTAAAGGCGATATACCTTTCCGCCATGTCTTTATTCACGGTCTCGTCCGTGACAGCCAGGGACGGAAAATGAGCAAGTCTTTAGGCAATGGAATTGATCCCCTGGAGGTTATTGATCAATATGGCGCCGATGCCCTTCGCTTCATGCTGGTAACGGGCAATACACCCGGTAACGATATGAGGTTTTATTGGGAACGGGTTGAAGCTAGCCGAAACTTTGCCAATAAGATTTGGAATGCATCCCGTTTTGTAATGATGAACCTTAATGGTTTTGATCCTGCGTTTAGGCCGGATGTTTCCCGCTATACTTTGGCTGACCGGTGGATTTTAAGCCGTTATGCCCGCACAGTCAGGGAAGTAACCCTCGATCTGGAGCGATTTGAACTGGGTGAGGCTGCCCGCGGACTATATGACTTCATTTGGGATGAATTCTGCGATTGGTATATTGAACTGGCCAAATCCCGCCTTTATAACAAAGAGGATACCGAGGGCCGCAATACAGCCCAGTATATATTGTGGTATGTTTTATCCAACATTCTCAAGCTGCTTCACCCTTTCATGCCGTTTATTACCGAGTCTATTTGGCAGAATCTGCCCCATGACGGACAAAGTATCATTGTTGCCCCTTGGCCCGGCGAGCAGGCCGGTCTTGTACAAACCGAAGCCGAACAAATCATGACTGTGCTGATGGATACGATCAAGGAGATTCGTAATATGCGGGCAGAAGTTAATGTACCGCCCGGCAGGAAAAGTCCGGTGCTCCTCAAAGTAACTGCCAACGAATTAGCCGCAGCGGTCAAAACCAATCTTCAGTATGTTAAGACCTTAGCTGCGGCCGAATCCGTAACCTTCTTGACTGATAATGATCCGAAACCGGAAAATGCTATGACGGCTGTAGCAAGTGGGATCGAAATCTATCTGCCGTTAAAAGGCTTAATTGATGTTGACAGGGAAACTGCCCGCCTAACCAAGGAACTGGAAGGGTTAGACAAAGAACTGTCCCGCATTGCAGGCAAACTCAATAACCCCGGTTTCATCGCCAAGGCCCCGCCGGACGTCATTGAAAAAGAACGATCGAAAAAAGCCGAATACGAAGAAAAGCAGACCGCCATCCGCGACCGCCTGGCCTATCTGGCCAAACTCTAA
- the mobA gene encoding molybdenum cofactor guanylyltransferase, giving the protein MDNKLNLFALGQITPFILSGGKSRRMGTNKSFVKLGNQPLIEIMVTKLASIFDKKPVILTNSEEEYAYLNCEMVGDIIKNKGPLAGLHAALTWAPTQYSFVFACDMPFINGDFIRYMVNRLADEDILIPFNGESVEPLHAIYSKNCLAPIESCLFHDRRSIKDFFPAVTIHYIGEEEWKQFGTDLDCFMNINTVADLEKARSIWHVR; this is encoded by the coding sequence ATGGATAATAAACTGAACCTCTTTGCTTTAGGTCAAATTACCCCTTTTATTTTATCAGGGGGTAAAAGCCGCCGCATGGGAACGAATAAATCGTTTGTGAAACTTGGTAATCAACCGCTCATTGAGATAATGGTAACCAAGCTGGCGTCTATATTTGACAAAAAGCCGGTCATATTGACCAATAGCGAAGAAGAATACGCCTACCTTAACTGTGAAATGGTCGGGGACATTATTAAAAACAAGGGTCCTTTGGCCGGACTACATGCTGCCCTGACTTGGGCGCCAACTCAATACAGTTTTGTTTTTGCCTGCGATATGCCGTTTATCAATGGTGATTTTATCCGGTATATGGTTAATCGCCTGGCGGATGAGGACATATTAATTCCTTTCAATGGCGAAAGCGTCGAACCGTTACATGCCATATATTCAAAAAACTGTCTTGCCCCGATTGAATCATGCCTATTCCACGACCGGCGCAGTATAAAAGATTTTTTCCCTGCTGTTACGATTCATTATATTGGCGAAGAGGAATGGAAACAGTTTGGTACAGACTTAGACTGTTTTATGAATATTAATACAGTGGCTGACCTTGAGAAGGCCAGATCTATCTGGCATGTTAGGTAG
- the fdhF gene encoding formate dehydrogenase subunit alpha, which yields MAEVTLTIDGKQVTVPQGATVLEAAQKAGIFIPTLCYDKELSKPGACRICVVEIAGFRCLPASCVTEAAEGMVVTTTSDAVVEARKTILELLLENHPEDCLTCSKNGECLLQDYAYKYGARAGAFGGEKHAYPIEEDNPVIVRDMNKCILCGRCIRMCEELHGCSVIDFAYRGFNTKVAPALDTTYKESSCVFCGNCVAVCPVGALEEKAMMGKGRSWEITKVKTTCPFCGVGCNFDLNVKDGQVIGVTSNPTSAVNGRLTCVKGRFGTDYIHSPERLTTPLIKKNGEFVEATWDEALDLVASKFSEIKKNHGGDALAALSSARCVNEENYLMQKFMRAVIGTNNIDHCARTUHAPTVAGLATSFGSGAMTNSINEIPSSKMLFVIGANPTEAHPVIGAKMRQALRHGAKLIVADPRETELAGKADVWLRLKPGTDIALVNGLMHIILKSGWQDQRFIDSCTTGFDKVAEVVEKYTPEYVEGITGVPQHLLREAARLYATAECAQAFYTLGITEHVCGTDNVMSLANLVMMTGNIGKPNAGLNPMRGQNNVQGACDMGALPNVFSGYQKVTDAAAREKFEKAWGVKLPDKAGLMIPDMFDAAISGDLKALYVMGEDPVKTDSDAHHVRKGLKHLDFLVVQNLFLTETAKLADVVLPGASFAEKDGTFTNTERRVQRVRKAIDPIGNSRADWRIIRDLSNKMGYPMSYNHPSEIMDEMASLSPIYGGVSYDRIDEKGLQWPVPHKDHPGTPYLHDKGKFSCGKGAFQAIEHQSPGESPDAEYPLLLTTGRILYHYNVTTPGYSKNLTEFRSEELAMINPEDAERLNIKDRNMIAVSSRRGKVQAKAWVTDRVPAGVVWMSFHFASTPTNEITSGSIDRITKTYEYKVCAVKVEKAG from the coding sequence TTGGCTGAAGTAACTTTAACCATTGACGGCAAACAAGTAACAGTACCCCAAGGCGCTACAGTTCTGGAAGCTGCCCAGAAGGCAGGCATCTTTATTCCGACTTTGTGCTATGATAAGGAACTCAGCAAGCCCGGCGCCTGCCGGATTTGTGTCGTCGAGATTGCCGGCTTCCGCTGCCTGCCTGCATCCTGTGTTACTGAAGCAGCAGAAGGAATGGTTGTAACCACAACTTCCGATGCTGTTGTCGAGGCCCGCAAGACAATTCTTGAACTGCTGCTGGAAAACCATCCCGAGGACTGCCTGACATGTTCCAAAAACGGCGAGTGCCTGTTACAGGATTACGCTTACAAGTATGGCGCCAGGGCAGGAGCTTTCGGCGGTGAAAAACATGCCTACCCGATTGAAGAAGACAACCCAGTTATTGTCAGAGATATGAATAAGTGCATCCTGTGCGGTCGTTGTATCAGAATGTGTGAAGAACTTCACGGCTGCAGCGTTATCGACTTTGCTTACCGGGGTTTTAACACCAAGGTTGCGCCGGCGCTGGATACCACTTATAAAGAATCCAGTTGTGTATTTTGCGGCAACTGCGTAGCTGTCTGTCCGGTAGGCGCGCTGGAAGAAAAAGCCATGATGGGTAAGGGCCGCAGTTGGGAAATTACCAAAGTTAAGACAACCTGTCCGTTCTGCGGCGTAGGCTGCAACTTCGACCTTAATGTCAAAGACGGCCAAGTAATCGGCGTAACTTCTAACCCGACCAGTGCGGTGAACGGCCGCCTCACTTGTGTGAAAGGCCGTTTTGGCACCGATTACATTCATAGTCCGGAACGCCTTACTACCCCTTTAATCAAGAAAAATGGCGAATTTGTGGAAGCAACCTGGGATGAAGCCCTGGATTTAGTTGCCAGCAAATTTAGTGAAATAAAAAAGAATCATGGTGGTGATGCCTTGGCCGCACTCAGTTCGGCCAGGTGCGTAAATGAAGAAAACTACCTGATGCAAAAATTTATGCGCGCGGTGATTGGCACCAACAACATTGATCACTGCGCCCGTACCTGACACGCCCCCACTGTGGCCGGTCTGGCCACCTCTTTCGGTTCCGGGGCAATGACCAACTCCATCAATGAAATACCCAGCAGCAAAATGCTGTTTGTTATCGGCGCCAACCCAACGGAAGCTCACCCTGTTATTGGCGCGAAAATGCGTCAAGCGCTTCGCCACGGTGCCAAACTGATTGTTGCTGATCCACGCGAAACTGAACTGGCCGGTAAAGCTGATGTTTGGCTGCGGCTGAAGCCCGGTACCGATATCGCCCTTGTTAACGGCTTGATGCATATTATTCTCAAATCCGGCTGGCAGGATCAGCGATTTATTGATTCGTGCACCACCGGTTTTGACAAAGTGGCTGAAGTAGTAGAGAAATATACCCCTGAATATGTGGAGGGCATAACCGGCGTACCCCAGCATTTGCTGCGGGAAGCAGCCAGACTGTATGCAACCGCCGAGTGTGCGCAGGCATTCTATACACTTGGTATTACCGAGCATGTTTGCGGCACGGACAATGTTATGAGTTTGGCCAATTTAGTCATGATGACCGGCAATATTGGCAAACCGAATGCCGGTCTCAACCCAATGCGTGGTCAAAACAACGTTCAGGGCGCTTGCGACATGGGGGCATTGCCCAATGTGTTCTCAGGCTACCAAAAAGTTACCGATGCAGCGGCCCGCGAAAAGTTTGAAAAAGCTTGGGGAGTAAAATTACCAGATAAAGCCGGTCTGATGATTCCCGACATGTTTGACGCGGCAATTAGCGGCGACTTAAAAGCTCTGTATGTCATGGGCGAAGATCCGGTAAAAACGGATTCCGATGCTCACCATGTACGAAAAGGGCTTAAACATCTCGACTTTTTGGTCGTACAAAACCTGTTTCTGACTGAAACCGCCAAATTGGCTGATGTGGTGCTTCCTGGCGCTTCCTTTGCCGAAAAAGACGGCACTTTCACCAATACGGAACGCCGGGTGCAGCGAGTCCGCAAAGCCATTGATCCCATCGGCAACAGCCGGGCGGACTGGCGTATTATTAGGGATTTGTCAAACAAAATGGGTTATCCGATGTCCTACAATCATCCCAGCGAAATTATGGATGAAATGGCATCGTTAAGTCCGATTTACGGCGGTGTATCTTATGACCGCATTGACGAGAAAGGCTTGCAATGGCCGGTTCCCCATAAGGACCATCCCGGTACCCCATATCTTCACGATAAGGGTAAATTCTCTTGCGGTAAAGGTGCGTTCCAGGCTATTGAACATCAATCGCCCGGTGAATCGCCTGACGCCGAATACCCCTTACTGCTCACCACCGGCCGTATTCTCTATCATTATAATGTAACCACTCCCGGCTATTCCAAAAATCTGACTGAGTTCCGTTCCGAGGAATTGGCTATGATCAATCCGGAAGATGCTGAACGCTTAAATATCAAGGATAGGAATATGATTGCAGTTTCATCGCGCCGGGGCAAGGTACAGGCCAAAGCCTGGGTAACGGACCGTGTACCGGCGGGAGTAGTCTGGATGTCCTTCCACTTTGCGTCAACTCCCACTAATGAAATTACCAGCGGTTCCATTGACAGAATAACCAAAACCTATGAATATAAAGTATGCGCAGTGAAAGTTGAAAAAGCTGGCTAG
- a CDS encoding 2Fe-2S iron-sulfur cluster-binding protein yields MANVTLTINDKAVTVPAGTTVLEAARQAGFFIPTLCHSEENPGFGACRMCVVEIQGARNLPASCVTEAANGMVVDTESPAVIEARRTIIELLLANHPTDCLTCDKNGDCRLQEYAYRYDVKKSSFEGQKKSYPIDDSNPYILRDSNKCILCGKCVSICQEVEGRAVIDFAHRGFNTIVTPAIDQSLGESDCVYCARCVAVCPVAALTYKPMAGKGRAWEFTKKSVTCKFCDSGCKFNLNIKDGKVVGVAAQPPGKSRPLCLKGRLGIELLYVDQPLAPMLKKDGEFVEVTWAEALNLDDVLEKLKAVEK; encoded by the coding sequence ATGGCGAATGTAACGCTTACTATTAACGATAAAGCGGTAACTGTACCGGCCGGTACCACCGTTCTCGAAGCAGCCAGACAAGCGGGATTTTTTATTCCTACTCTCTGCCACAGCGAGGAGAACCCCGGATTTGGCGCCTGCCGGATGTGTGTGGTAGAAATTCAGGGAGCCAGAAACCTGCCTGCCTCCTGCGTCACTGAAGCTGCCAACGGCATGGTTGTGGACACCGAGTCGCCGGCTGTTATCGAGGCCCGGCGTACCATTATCGAACTTTTGCTGGCCAACCATCCCACCGATTGCCTGACCTGTGACAAGAACGGCGACTGTAGATTACAGGAATATGCCTATCGGTACGATGTGAAAAAATCCAGCTTTGAAGGTCAGAAAAAATCTTACCCCATCGACGATTCTAATCCGTATATCCTCCGGGACAGCAACAAGTGCATTCTCTGCGGCAAATGCGTATCTATCTGTCAAGAGGTTGAAGGCCGGGCGGTTATTGATTTTGCCCACCGCGGCTTTAATACAATAGTGACACCGGCCATTGACCAGTCCCTCGGTGAATCGGATTGCGTCTACTGCGCCCGCTGTGTGGCCGTCTGCCCGGTGGCTGCTCTTACCTATAAGCCTATGGCCGGTAAAGGGCGCGCCTGGGAATTTACCAAAAAGAGCGTTACCTGCAAATTCTGCGATTCAGGCTGCAAGTTTAATTTGAATATAAAAGACGGCAAAGTTGTCGGCGTTGCTGCCCAACCCCCCGGCAAGAGCCGCCCCCTGTGCCTGAAAGGCCGGCTCGGCATTGAGTTGCTGTATGTTGACCAGCCCCTCGCGCCTATGTTGAAAAAAGACGGTGAGTTTGTTGAGGTAACTTGGGCTGAGGCGTTGAATCTTGATGACGTTTTGGAGAAATTGAAGGCTGTTGAGAAGTAG